The window GTGTCGCCGCTGGGCTTTGCAGTGGGGGTGACGCCGATGGATGCCGACCATCCGGCTGAAATTGCGCTGGACGGCTATTTCCAGGATTTGCCTAAGGGCATCTGCGGCACAGGCGACAGCTTTGAAACCGGCCTGCCGAAAGTGCCGTGCAATCTGGTGGACATGGAAGGCTATGCGATTGCCAAAGTCTGCAAAAAGCTCGGCGTGCGCCTGATTTCAGTGAAATACATCAGCGACGGCGCCAATGGCACTGCGCATCTGGACTGGGAAGAGAATCTGCTGCTGGGCGCGCAAAAACTGCTTGCGCTGTATCAAACGCTAAAATGAGGGCGAAGGGAAGGGGCGGTCGGCGGCCATAGACTGCTATGGCCATATGCCAAATTGCCGCAGGGCGCGGTAACTTATTCTCCGCTGCGCGGAATTGCGCCGTACAGCATCATATGCACTGTATGCTTAATGATGCGCTGCTGCATGCTGCGGTTGCGCAGGGTTTTGCCGGTGACCATTTCCATCTGCGTAGCGAAATCCGCATAGTTCTGGGTAATGGCCCAGATATTCAGGATGAAAAGCTCAGGGTCAATTTCTTTGGAAATTTTGCCCTGCTCTTGCCACATCAGAATGACTTTCGCTTTGCGCTTCACCAGCTTCTTCAGCGGGCCTTTCAGGATTTCCAGAATATGCGGCGCGCCCTGAATTACTTCCAGCGCAAATAGGCGCGAAGCTTTCGGCTGGGTGCGCGACACTTCAATTTTCTGCATCAGGTAATTGGCAATCGCCTCTTCCGGCTCTAAGTCTGCTTCCAGCATTTGCAGCGGCGCCAGCCATTTCTGCAGAACTGTTGTCAGAACTTCGACATACAGCGCTTCTTTATTTTCATAGTAATAGAAAATATTCGACTTATGCATCTCTGCAATCTGCGCGATTTCATCCAGGCTTGCCCCGCTAAATCCGTAGAGGGAAAAAACATCCAGAGCGGCATTCAGCAGCTGGTGGCGTTTTTGGGTACTTTTTTTTTGTTCCATTAGCACTCGAAAGCATTAAAAAAAGGGGAATGGGCAATTGTACGGCAAATCATCAGATTTGTGCACAATCAGAGCGGGTAATTTTATGAATAATGGCCATTTATTTTTCGGTTTATCGCTTAAATTATGCTGCATGATGGAATTAAATCAAATAAAAAAATGTATGCTGAAAATTAAGAAAGATTATTTTTATTCATAGGTTAAGCCGCCGCCGGCGGCTTTCCGGCTGGGCTTTGGCAGCCGCGCGCCGGCTGCGCTGAACAGCGCCTTGAATGATCGGAAATTGCCCATGCGGCAGGCGCGCTGCCGGCCTGAATGCGCAATATGGCTTGATCCGGCAGATGAACCGGCCCCAAGCTGCAGCAGCTTCGCTGGCATCTTGCATGGCTGAAATGGCGGGCTAAGCCCTGTTCAGTCCAAAGCTTTTCAGTCAGCTTCTGCATGTCCAGCCGGGGCTGGGCATCCCGCGCGCCCCTCAGCTCTGTTCCACGTGAAACCTTGCCTGCATGCCAGGCGCTGGCAGCAGCTTTTGGCATCAAGCCGGTTCCTGAGTTCTCTTTGGGCTTTCATCCGGCGTGTAGCTGTTTGCGACAATTTCGCCGAAGGGGCCAGTCAGATTCGGCTGCGCCAGCTTTTGCTGAATTTCCAGCGGCAGCAGCGGGAACACCAGCTCAGCAAAGCGGATGGCTTCCTCCAGATGCGGATAGCCGGAAAAAATAAAGGTGCTGATGCCCAGATCGGCATATTCCTGAATGCGGGCCGCCACCGTTTCCGGGTCGCCGACCAGCGCTGTGCCGGCGCCGCCGCGGACCAGGCCGACGCCGGCCCACAGGTTCGGAGAAACTTCCAGCCGGCTGCGGTCGCCGTTGTGCAGTTCCGCCATGCGGCGCTGGCCGACAGAATCCATGCTGCTGAATTTCTGCTGGGCAGCGGCGATGGTGGCATCGTCCACATACTGGATCAGCTCATCAGCAGCCTGCCATGCCTGCGCATTGGTTTCGCGCACAATCACATGCAGGCGGATGCCGTAATTCAGTTCGCGGCCTTTGGCTGCCGCTTTGGCTTTGACATGCTCTATTTTTTCTTTGACGGCTGCCGGCGGTTCGCCCCAGGTCAGGTAGGTGTCGACTTGCGCTGCCGCCAATTCTACGGCAGCGTCTGAAGAGCCGCCGAACCACAGCGGCGGGTAGGGCTGCTGCACCGGCGGATAAAGCAGTTTGGCGCCATCTACGCTGAGGCGTTCGCCATGGAAGCTGAAGCTTTCACCGCTGTGCGAGCGGGTCAGGATTTCACGCCAGATGGCGGTGTATTCGGCTGCCGTTTCATAGCGCGCGGCGTGGTCTTCATACACGCCATCGCCTTTCAGCTCCTGCTCATCGCCGCCGGTGACCAGATTCAGCAAAACCCGGCCATTGGACAGGCGGTCAAGCGTGGCCGCCATGCGGGCAGCCAGCGCCGGCGTGGTCACGCCGGGGCGCAGCGCCACCAGAAACTTCAGGCGCTTTGTGGCGTCAATCAGGCTGGCCGCGGTCAGCCAGGGGTCTTCACATGAGCGGCCTGTCGGGATTAAAACGCCTTCATAGCCCAAGCTGTCGGCAGCAGCGGCGATCTGCTTCATATAGGCATGATCCACTGCGCGCGCGCCTTTGCTGGTGCCTAGGTAGCGGCTGTCGCCATGCGTTGGGATAAACCAGAAAATTTTCATCTCAGTTCCTTAAAATTTAAAATCGCGCCCGGCGGCCAATAAAACTGCAGGCCCAGTCCCGCTGCAGGCTTCAGCGTAAATGGCTGCAGCAAAAGCGCCTGAATGGAAAAACCTGACCCGCTGAAACGGCCGGCTGCTGATTGATCTGCAGCCAAGCTAAAGGCTTTCCTGGCGTTATAAAAATAAGAAAACTGAAATTCATCATGAGGAAAAAAGATAAATCAAAAACAGCAAAGCTTAGCGGAATGGATGCTTTCAATGCGGCCGCAAAGGCGCAGATTTTAAAATTTTAATTATTTGAAATATAATGAAAAATTGCAGCTATGCGCCGGCGCGCATAAGCTTATCTGCCGGGGCGCAGAAGCAGGTGGCGCCCTGTGCGCGGCTGCGCAGATAAGCTTATGCAGAATAATGCGCTGGCGGCTGCCGGCAAGCGCTTAATCCAGCAGCTTCCTGCAGACCAGTGAATTGCGCTGGTAGTTGTATAAAGCCTGGCGCGCATTCGGCAGCTCATCGACGCTGGCCTTTTCAAAGCCCTGCTCCAGAAACCAGTGCGCCGTGCGCGTGGTGAGGATGAACAGCTGCTGTATGCCCATGCTTTTGGCTTTTCCTTCTAAATAATGCAGGATCTGGCTGCCGCGGTTGGATTTGCGGTAGCCGGGATGCACCGCCACGCAGGCGATTTCCGCAGAGCGCAGCTCATTGTCCGCCGCCGGGATTGGATACAGGGCGGCGCAGGCCAGAATGGCGCCGTCGCGCTCAATCACCGCAAAGCGGTGGATTTCATTTTCCAGGCGCTCGCGCGAGCGGTACACCAGAATGCCTTCTTCCTCCAGCGGGCGCAGCAGGCTGATCAGGCCGCCGACGTCCTGAATATTGGCCATGCGCACCTCTTCATAATGCGCATCGGTAATCATGGTGCCGGAGCCGTCACGGGTGAACAGCTCTTCCAGCAGAGCGCCGTCATAGGCATAGGAAATCAGATGCACGCGGTGCACGCCCTGCAGCGAAGCCGTTTTGGCGCCGCGCAAATGCAGCGCAATCTCCGGGCTGGCGTCCTGATACTGCAGAATATGCCGGTCCAGCTGATGCGGGGCCATTTCGCGCTGCAGCAGGCCATGCTCATTCAGCAGGCCATGCTGCTTGCCGAGGAAGATCAGCTTATCGGCCTGCAGGCTGATGGCGGTTTTGGTCGCCACTTCTTCCGCCAGCAGGTTGAACACTTCACCGGTGGCCGAATAGCCGGCAGGGCCGAGCAGCACAATATTATGGCTGTCCAAATGGCGCTGCATGGCGTCGGTATCGACCGAGCGCACTTCGCCGGAGAGCTGAAAATCCACGCCGCCGTGGATGCCGTAAGGCTTGGCGGTAATTAAATTGCCTGAAACCACATCAATGCGCGCGCCGTGCATCGGCGAGTTGGCCAGGCCCATCGACAGCAGGGCTTCAATCTGCAGGCGGATGGAGCCGGCGGCGTTCATTACCGCGCCCAGCGATTCGCGCGTGGTGACACGCCGGCGGTTGTGGAACGGCGTCACCAGCCCGGCATCTTTCAGATTCTGATCGATTTGCGGGCGCGCGCCATGCACCAGGATCAGCCGGATGCCTAAG is drawn from Acinetobacter sp. WCHAc010034 and contains these coding sequences:
- a CDS encoding TetR/AcrR family transcriptional regulator → MEQKKSTQKRHQLLNAALDVFSLYGFSGASLDEIAQIAEMHKSNIFYYYENKEALYVEVLTTVLQKWLAPLQMLEADLEPEEAIANYLMQKIEVSRTQPKASRLFALEVIQGAPHILEILKGPLKKLVKRKAKVILMWQEQGKISKEIDPELFILNIWAITQNYADFATQMEMVTGKTLRNRSMQQRIIKHTVHMMLYGAIPRSGE
- the ssuD gene encoding FMNH2-dependent alkanesulfonate monooxygenase; protein product: MKIFWFIPTHGDSRYLGTSKGARAVDHAYMKQIAAAADSLGYEGVLIPTGRSCEDPWLTAASLIDATKRLKFLVALRPGVTTPALAARMAATLDRLSNGRVLLNLVTGGDEQELKGDGVYEDHAARYETAAEYTAIWREILTRSHSGESFSFHGERLSVDGAKLLYPPVQQPYPPLWFGGSSDAAVELAAAQVDTYLTWGEPPAAVKEKIEHVKAKAAAKGRELNYGIRLHVIVRETNAQAWQAADELIQYVDDATIAAAQQKFSSMDSVGQRRMAELHNGDRSRLEVSPNLWAGVGLVRGGAGTALVGDPETVAARIQEYADLGISTFIFSGYPHLEEAIRFAELVFPLLPLEIQQKLAQPNLTGPFGEIVANSYTPDESPKRTQEPA
- a CDS encoding 5'-nucleosidase, with product MPNALALMMALPNESKGLFEQAGVEVHYSGIGKVNAAFKAFEVIQKTGCATLLNLGTAGSSHFDAHSLIEVTQFVQRDMDVSPLGFAVGVTPMDADHPAEIALDGYFQDLPKGICGTGDSFETGLPKVPCNLVDMEGYAIAKVCKKLGVRLISVKYISDGANGTAHLDWEENLLLGAQKLLALYQTLK
- the argA gene encoding amino-acid N-acetyltransferase, translated to MNSTEPSDSTTLQYVHWFRHSAPYINAHRNKTFVIMFDGEAVQHENFQHIIHDIALLHSLGIRLILVHGARPQIDQNLKDAGLVTPFHNRRRVTTRESLGAVMNAAGSIRLQIEALLSMGLANSPMHGARIDVVSGNLITAKPYGIHGGVDFQLSGEVRSVDTDAMQRHLDSHNIVLLGPAGYSATGEVFNLLAEEVATKTAISLQADKLIFLGKQHGLLNEHGLLQREMAPHQLDRHILQYQDASPEIALHLRGAKTASLQGVHRVHLISYAYDGALLEELFTRDGSGTMITDAHYEEVRMANIQDVGGLISLLRPLEEEGILVYRSRERLENEIHRFAVIERDGAILACAALYPIPAADNELRSAEIACVAVHPGYRKSNRGSQILHYLEGKAKSMGIQQLFILTTRTAHWFLEQGFEKASVDELPNARQALYNYQRNSLVCRKLLD